In the genome of Vicia villosa cultivar HV-30 ecotype Madison, WI linkage group LG7, Vvil1.0, whole genome shotgun sequence, one region contains:
- the LOC131615675 gene encoding uncharacterized protein LOC131615675 yields the protein MPSSSEIIPSPPVKLSSSHKFSKNKAIRILLKSWRSQHLLPQNIAKKLWKGLFYCVYRSDKSLLQADLIDRLASYLSTFPHPSRSLQYFSTFFLTMRREWSGINSVRLDKFYLLIRRFISNAFSLLDKNSWKLDLVNLVMNCFDKSTFSAKDRFVEEKRVNYYVASVFLQELTPFLPVKLSVLELLFRPFFSAVVKLRDKVLLGKIKSGFFDVLLMNGKKLLEFKKSGEECDGDVVNLGTIAVVMGFSSKLFELASNPGCVNSKRKVLFELHNEFLKLEKDVVNSGFEFFLPDSIDRVVLDSVDKVRKPKKNQRKINKSDVSKKRKRTENSKGETSQGVVSRKRKRTENSKGETSQDFDLNTADAEDVSAVAKSADKSSKKVKFSMESNLFWKQHTPLPPQSLRIPPSATPRGSALKKGLPPGPIREMPLPTKKVKQKKSKKTRKLLKEIVDFAKAFMR from the coding sequence ATGCCGTCATCGTCGGAAATTATACCCTCGCCGCCGGTAAAGCTATCTTCCTCTCACAAATTCTCAAAAAACAAAGCAATCCGCATTCTCTTAAAATCATGGCGTTCCCAACACCTTCTCCCTCAAAACATCGCCAAAAAGCTCTGGAAAGGTCTCTTCTACTGCGTCTATCGCTCCGACAAATCTCTCCTTCAAGCCGACCTCATCGATCGCCTCGCTTCGTATCTCTCAACATTCCCTCATCCTTCTCGCTCGCTGCAGTATTTCTCCACCTTCTTCCTCACCATGCGTCGTGAATGGTCCGGTATCAATTCCGTTAGGTTAGACAAATTCTATCTCCTTATTCGTAGGTTTATATCCAACGCTTTCTCTTTACTTGATAAGAATTCGTGGAAATTGGATCTGGTTAATCTTGTTATGAATTGTTTTGATAAGTCTACTTTTTCTGCGAAAGATAGGTTTGTTGAGGAAAAACGTGTTAATTATTATGTTGCTTCTGTTTTTCTTCAAGAGCTTACGCCTTTTCTTCCGGTTAAGTTGAGTGTTTTAGAATTGCTTTTTAGACCGTTTTTCTCTGCTGTGGTTAAATTGCGTGATAAGGTTTTGTTAGGGAAGATTAAGAGTGGCTTTTTTGATGTGTTGTTGATGAATGGGAAGAAGTTGTTGGAGTTTAAGAAGAGTGGGGAGGAATGTGATGGTGATGTTGTGAATTTGGGAACAATAGCGGTGGTTATGGGTTTTTCTTCCAAGTTATTTGAGTTGGCTTCTAATCCTGGTTGTGTTAATAGCAAAAGAAAGGTTTTGTTTGAATTGCACAATGAGTTCTTGAAGCTGGAGAAGGATGTTGTTAATTCTGgctttgagtttttccttcctgaCTCTATTGACCGGGTAGTGCTGGATTCTGTTGACAAAGTGAGAAAGCCAAAAAAGAACCAGAGGAAGATTAACAAGAGTGATGTATCtaagaagagaaagagaacagAGAACTCGAAAGGAGAGACATCTCAGGGGGTTGTATCTAGGAAGAGAAAGAGAACAGAGAACTCTAAAGGAGAGACATCTCAGGATTTTGATTTGAACACTGCTGATGCGGAAGATGTCTCTGCAGTAGCAAAGAGTGCGGACAAGAGTTCCAAGAAAGTAAAATTTTCCATGGAAAGTAACTTGTTCTGGAAGCAACACACTCCTTTACCTCCTCAGAGCTTGAGAATTCCCCCCTCTGCTACACCCAGAGGAAGTGCATTGAAAAAGGGTTTACCCCCAGGCCCCATCAGGGAAATGCCTCTCCCGACCAAAAAGGTTAAACAGAAGAAGTCCAAGAAGACAAGAAAACTATTGAAGGAAATAGTGGATTTCGCTAAAGCTTTTATGAGATGA